Within Alteromonas sp. LMIT006, the genomic segment GCACTGTGGGCGACGTATTTGATATTCAAACGATTGGTATTACCTGAACCGTTGGCGATAAGGCTCACGTTGTTGCGCAGTATTCGCACTGGGATTGCATGCGCAATGTCGGTGATCAGCAAAACTCGGCTATCAGTAGGGGCGATATCACTTATTTGCCCAACAATGCCTTGGTCATCAAGTACGGGTTGCGACAAAAACACGCCGTCAAGGGCTCCCTTATTAATCAATACTTGTTGTGAATAGGGGCTATTGTCAACAGCAAGCAGCTCTGCAATGGTTTTTTGAAATTCTGGGGCCAAAGGCGCATCCATCAAACTTCGCAGCTGGGCGTTTTCTTCCTTAAGGATCTCAAAGCGCTGAGATTTTTCACGAAGTTGCATTATTTCGGAAATCAAAATTTCTCGTTCGGCTAACAAGTCAGCTTGAGTCACAAACAAGTCAGAACTTTCTTCCAAAAACTCACCTGGAAGTGATGCGATAAACTTGATTGGGTAGACCAGTGAATTTAAGGTCACTCGCATCGGTTTAGAGAATTGATAAAGTCCATCAGCGATAAGTAACGAGACCGCACAAATCACCGCTACAAATAAGCGTAATTCTAGAGAGGGGCCAATGTTAAATATCGGTTTCATATCAACTAACTATGCGATTAAAAAAGCAAAAAAGGCAACTTGAGTTGCCTTTGCGTATTTATTCGTAACTGAACAAATCACCACCGTGCAAATCAATCAAGTCAAATGCTTGGCCACCCCCGCGAGCTACACAGGTCAGCGGGTCATCGGCGATCACGACAGGTATCCCAGTTTCTTCCATGAGCAAACGGTCAAGGTCTTTCAAGAGAGCGCCACCGCCGGTTAGGACCATACCGTGCTCAGAAATATCTGACGCGAGTTCTGGTGGAGACTGCTCCAACGCGACCATGACAGCGGAAACAATGCCAGTGAGAGGCTCTTGTAGAGCTTCTAAAATTTCGTTGCTGTTAAGTGAAAAGCTCCGAGGTACGCCTTCAGCAAGGTTCCGCCCGCGAATTTCAATTTCTTTGACTTCTTCAGCAGGGTACGCAGCACCAATTTCGTGTTTGATTCGCTCAGCCGTTGCTTCACCAATTAATGAACCAAAATTGCGGCGCACATAGTTGATAATGGCTTCATCAAATTTGTCTCCGCCGATACGGACGGAAGATGAATACACCACGCCGTTCAAAGAGATAATGGCCACCTCTGTGGTACCACCGCCGATATCCACTACCATTGAACCAGTGGGTTCTGATACCGGTAGCCCTGAACCGATGGCGGCAGCCATGGGTTCATCAATCAAATACACTTCACGAGCACCGGCACCTTCCGCAGATTCCTTTATTGCTCGTCGTTCGACTTGCGTTGAGCCACACGGGACACATACTAACACTCGCGGCGATGGTAATAGGAAATTATTATCGTGAACTTGTTTGATAAAATGCTGAAGCATCTTTTCTGTGACATTAAAGTCGGCAATGACTCCGTCTTTCATCGGGCGGATGGCTTTTATATTCCCAGGGGTTCGACCTAACATGCGTTTTGCGTCACTGCCGACGGCGGCAACACTGCGAGGTGAGCCTGCACGTTCTTCACGGATGGCGACTACAGAAGGTTCATTTAGGACAATGCCCTGACCTTTCACATAGATCAATGTATTTGCCGTACCTAAATCGATGGATAGGTCATTGGAAAAAATACCACGGAGTTTTTTAAACATGTACAGCCTATTTATAGTTATCTATTGCCAGCAATAACGTTGTATTCTAGGGTAAGTTGCAATGATTTTCATGTGTTTTTTGCTTCGACTCTCAAATTACCCAAGCCACTTCTTAAACTCAGTTAATTTTCGTTTACTTACCGGAATGATCGTGCCGTTGGATGAGGGAACAACTTTTTATGAAATCGGCAGTGTACCTGTAGTGGGGATAAGCATTGGTTACCGCTTTTAACAAAAAGGGCTTGTGTTAACACAGGCCCTTTTTCGTTACAACTAAATGGATTTTCTGTTACTGCCTTCGCTGACTCAGAATGGAATATCGTCGTCCATATCAAAGTCAGGCTCACTGACGGGAGGGGTTGGTTTTTGTGGCGCGGCAGATGGCTTGAATCCTCCGGTATTGCCACTCGCTGGATTGTTCCGTGGCGCACCGCCACCCATATTGCCTCCGCCCATATTGCCTCCACCCATGCTGCCTTCGCCACGGCTGTCGAGCATTTGCATTTCGTTGGCAACAATTTCTGTGGTGTAACGGTCATTGCCGGATTGGTCTTGCCATTTGCGGGTTTGCAATTTACCTTCAATGTAAATTTTAGATCCTTTTTTAAGATACTCACCGGCAATCTCGGCAAGACGTCGATACATAACGATGCGGTGCCATTCGGTTTTTTCTTGAGGTTGACCTTGTTGATCTTTCCAGGTTTCACTGGTTGCAACACTTAAATTGGCGATTGCGTTCCCGTTTTGCGCATAGCGTATTTCTGGGTCGTTGCCAAGGTTGCCAACGATGATAACTTTGTTAATGCCTCTTGATGCCATGACTCACCTCTGTCTTATTGTACGGCTTGTTGTGCTTGCGCGAGATCAAAATGCGTTGTGTCGACTTTGAGATACGCTGCTTGTTCGGTTTCCACAATGGTGATGTCGACTACGCCATCCAATTGGCGCAGTGTATCGCTCAGCTCGGCGACCGACCATTGTGCAATATTGACGCTAAGTGTAACCCTTTTAAAGCGGGTTTGCCTAGGCAGGCGTGACAATAAAATAAGCCATGCGATGCATACGCCAATGACCACAGTATATAGAACGGCGTTAGAAAAGCTACTGGCCAATAGACCAGTTAGGGTGCCGCCTAAAAAAGCACCAAAGAACTGGCTGCTCGCATAGATTCCCATAGCGCTGCCTTTGGCGCCGGCAGGTGCGATACTCGATACCATAGAAGGTAAGTGAGCTTCTAGGTAGTTAAAACCAGTAAAAAATATCACACCAATACCGATCAACCAGAACAGTGAAAATGCGTCATTGTGATGACTCCACCACAAACCGCAAAATGCGCACATCAACAGTATCACCGATAGCAATAGAGTGCTTTTTACCCAATGTTCCCCCATTCGAATCAGGACCAATAACCCAACTAAAGACATTGACAAAACTGGGAGATACACTTGCCACTGATGGGCTAAGTCTAGTCCTTGAGCATCGAGCAACACAGGCAATTGAATGAATAAAACCGTAATGAGTAAATGCAGTATGCACACACTGACGTTCAAAATGGCAAGTTGAGGATGAAATAACATGTGTTTGAGCTGAGTCGTCTGCGGTAAAATATCCCCCATCGGGGCGATGTTTACGGCATTTGGTACCGCAAAAACAACCAGTAACACACCTATCAATGCCAGTCCGGCCGTAAGATAAAAAATCCCTGATAACCCTCCGCTATTCGCTAATGCCGGGCCGATCAACAAAGCGAGGTAGAACGATAAGCCAATGCTAATGCCAATGATAGCCATCACTTTAGTGCGTTGGTTTTCTCGAGTAACGTCAGCGGCTAACGCCATGACGGCACCCGCAATGGCACCAGCTCCTTGCAGCACTCGACCAACGACCAACCACACCATACTGTCAGCTTGAGCCGCTAGCAGCGAACCAATGGCAAAGACGATCAGACCAGCAATGATCACGGGTTTACGGCCAATCTTGTCAGAAAGCATACCGAACGGGATCTGTAAGATAGCCTGGGTCAGACCGTACCCCCCAATGGCCAGTCCCATGTATAGAGGCGTATAATCGTGATATTGCGAAGCCAAAATAGCCAAAACAGGCATGACCATAAATAGGCCTAGCATACGGCTCATATAAATTGCAGCAAGTGAAAAGGCCGCTCTTAATTCAGTTGGATTCAAAATCATTCAAAAAAGAGTAAAAAGTTCGCGAATTCTACCACAGCTTGACCCAATGTGATCAATACACAGTGGATTGCGTAAAAGTCTCTAATAAAACACACATTTATGGCATACTACAGGTTTGCTATTTATACGCATTTGGTTATCCATGGATAAAATCGAAGTACGCGGCGCTCGCACCCATAATTTAAAAAATATTTCTTTGGACATTCCTCGCGACAAGCTTGTCGTGATCACCGGTTTATCCGGCTCTGGTAAGTCGTCTTTGGCGTTTGATACATTATACGCCGAAGGACAACGGCGCTATGTGGAATCGCTCTCTGCTTACGCTCGGCAGTTTTTATCCATGATGGAAAAGCCCGACGTTGATTTGATCGAAGGCTTGTCTCCAGCGATTTCGATTGAACAAAAATCCACCTCTCATAACCCCCGTTCGACCGTAGGCACTATCACCGAGATTTACGATTATTTAAGATTGTTATTTGCTCGGGTTGGCACACCGCGCTGCCCTGATCACGATGTGCCGTTAGACGCTCAGACCATTTCACAGATGGTGGATCGAGTATTGGCGATGCCTGAAGGTGAAAAGCTGATGTTATTGGCACCCGTGGTACAAGAGCGCAAAGGGGAGCATCTCAAAACCCTCGAGGCACTTGCTGCTCAGGGTTATATTCGTGCAAGGATTGATGGTGAAGTATGTGATTTATCGGACCCTCCTTCGTTAGATCTGCACAAAAAACACACCATTGAAGTGGTGGTCGATCGCTTTAAGGTTCGTGATGATTTGCAATTACGACTTGCTGAGTCATTCGAGACGGCAATCAATCTGTCTGGTGGTAATGCCAAAATCGCGTACATGGACGAACCAGACAAAGAAGAAATCATTTTTTCAGCTAACTTTGCGTGCCCACATTGTGGGTACAGTATTGTCGAGTTAGAGCCGCGTTTATTTTCGTTTAATAACCCAGCTGGAGCTTGCCAAACCTGTGATGGCTTGGGCACGAGACAATTC encodes:
- a CDS encoding rod shape-determining protein, with the translated sequence MFKKLRGIFSNDLSIDLGTANTLIYVKGQGIVLNEPSVVAIREERAGSPRSVAAVGSDAKRMLGRTPGNIKAIRPMKDGVIADFNVTEKMLQHFIKQVHDNNFLLPSPRVLVCVPCGSTQVERRAIKESAEGAGAREVYLIDEPMAAAIGSGLPVSEPTGSMVVDIGGGTTEVAIISLNGVVYSSSVRIGGDKFDEAIINYVRRNFGSLIGEATAERIKHEIGAAYPAEEVKEIEIRGRNLAEGVPRSFSLNSNEILEALQEPLTGIVSAVMVALEQSPPELASDISEHGMVLTGGGALLKDLDRLLMEETGIPVVIADDPLTCVARGGGQAFDLIDLHGGDLFSYE
- the mreC gene encoding rod shape-determining protein MreC, translated to MKPIFNIGPSLELRLFVAVICAVSLLIADGLYQFSKPMRVTLNSLVYPIKFIASLPGEFLEESSDLFVTQADLLAEREILISEIMQLREKSQRFEILKEENAQLRSLMDAPLAPEFQKTIAELLAVDNSPYSQQVLINKGALDGVFLSQPVLDDQGIVGQISDIAPTDSRVLLITDIAHAIPVRILRNNVSLIANGSGNTNRLNIKYVAHSADVEIGDLLVSSGLGEVFPAGYPVGIVSDIVRDESKPFAQVNATPLARLDRIRYLLLLDTQATLSDQAQRMDGQ
- a CDS encoding MFS transporter → MNPTELRAAFSLAAIYMSRMLGLFMVMPVLAILASQYHDYTPLYMGLAIGGYGLTQAILQIPFGMLSDKIGRKPVIIAGLIVFAIGSLLAAQADSMVWLVVGRVLQGAGAIAGAVMALAADVTRENQRTKVMAIIGISIGLSFYLALLIGPALANSGGLSGIFYLTAGLALIGVLLVVFAVPNAVNIAPMGDILPQTTQLKHMLFHPQLAILNVSVCILHLLITVLFIQLPVLLDAQGLDLAHQWQVYLPVLSMSLVGLLVLIRMGEHWVKSTLLLSVILLMCAFCGLWWSHHNDAFSLFWLIGIGVIFFTGFNYLEAHLPSMVSSIAPAGAKGSAMGIYASSQFFGAFLGGTLTGLLASSFSNAVLYTVVIGVCIAWLILLSRLPRQTRFKRVTLSVNIAQWSVAELSDTLRQLDGVVDITIVETEQAAYLKVDTTHFDLAQAQQAVQ
- the ssb gene encoding single-stranded DNA-binding protein: MASRGINKVIIVGNLGNDPEIRYAQNGNAIANLSVATSETWKDQQGQPQEKTEWHRIVMYRRLAEIAGEYLKKGSKIYIEGKLQTRKWQDQSGNDRYTTEIVANEMQMLDSRGEGSMGGGNMGGGNMGGGAPRNNPASGNTGGFKPSAAPQKPTPPVSEPDFDMDDDIPF